In Pectobacterium brasiliense, a single genomic region encodes these proteins:
- the bacA gene encoding undecaprenyl-diphosphate phosphatase: MTDLHSLLIAFILGVVEGLTEFLPVSSTGHMIIVGHWLGFADEKAKTFEVIIQLGSILAVVVMFWRRLFGLIGIHFGEVPHEGHTAGRLKLTHILLAMIPAVVLGLIFHDVIKSLFYPQNVMYALVVGGFLLLAAEWLKPKKPRAVGLDDITHRQAFMIGCFQCLALWPGFSRSGATISGGMLMGVSRYAASEFSFILAVPMMMGATVLDLYKSWHFLSLADLPMFAVGFVTAFIVALIAIKTFLKVIKRISFVPFAIYRFIVAGVVYMVFM; the protein is encoded by the coding sequence ATGACTGACCTGCATTCATTGCTAATCGCATTTATTCTTGGCGTGGTCGAAGGACTGACCGAGTTTTTGCCCGTATCGTCTACGGGGCATATGATTATCGTTGGTCATTGGTTAGGGTTCGCTGATGAGAAAGCCAAGACGTTTGAAGTTATCATCCAGCTTGGCTCGATTCTGGCCGTTGTTGTGATGTTCTGGCGCCGCCTCTTTGGTCTGATAGGGATTCACTTTGGTGAAGTTCCACATGAGGGGCATACGGCTGGTCGACTGAAATTAACGCACATCTTATTGGCAATGATTCCCGCTGTGGTGCTTGGGCTAATTTTCCATGATGTGATCAAGTCACTATTTTATCCACAGAACGTGATGTACGCGTTGGTTGTCGGTGGTTTCTTGCTGTTAGCGGCTGAATGGCTCAAACCTAAAAAACCGCGTGCCGTCGGGTTGGATGACATCACGCATCGTCAGGCTTTTATGATTGGCTGTTTTCAATGTCTGGCGCTGTGGCCCGGCTTTTCACGTTCGGGAGCGACCATTTCAGGCGGGATGCTGATGGGCGTCAGCCGCTATGCGGCTTCTGAGTTCTCTTTTATTCTGGCGGTTCCCATGATGATGGGCGCGACCGTTCTGGATCTGTATAAGAGCTGGCATTTCCTGTCGCTGGCCGATCTGCCGATGTTTGCCGTTGGTTTCGTGACGGCCTTTATCGTGGCGCTGATTGCGATTAAAACCTTCCTGAAAGTCATCAAACGCATCTCGTTTGTCCCGTTCGCGATTTACCGTTTTATCGTCGCGGGCGTGG